One Archangium lipolyticum DNA segment encodes these proteins:
- a CDS encoding PPC domain-containing protein: MEGRSTEQTERTDEIGTPSSTAAGLTACSTPLTNGVKVTDISIDADAWSCTYTLEVPEGAGKLSFDTTRSASGMGIPYTYVRYGSEPTEDTYDCAPGRIDANCTFLRPRAGTWYVKLLSTFSRPVSGMELVGTYTLGIPSDSVLTNGVETAPYPYTGGVWKCFTLDVPSGKTSLVFTERLTRGSWNVPPYLYVRHGEQPTTNTYTCQQYPDFGLGTCTINNPAAGTWFACSYGDYPIEGVIMKGTYN, encoded by the coding sequence ATGGAAGGTAGAAGCACGGAGCAGACGGAGCGCACCGACGAGATTGGCACCCCGTCTTCGACCGCCGCGGGCCTGACGGCCTGCTCGACCCCGCTCACCAATGGCGTGAAGGTGACGGACATCTCCATCGACGCCGATGCCTGGAGCTGCACCTACACGCTGGAGGTGCCCGAGGGCGCCGGCAAACTGTCGTTCGACACGACTCGCTCGGCAAGTGGCATGGGTATTCCCTACACGTACGTGCGCTACGGCTCCGAGCCGACCGAAGACACGTACGACTGCGCTCCGGGCAGGATCGATGCGAACTGCACCTTCCTCCGCCCGCGGGCCGGCACCTGGTACGTGAAGCTCCTCAGCACCTTCTCCCGCCCCGTCTCGGGCATGGAACTGGTAGGCACGTACACCCTGGGCATCCCCAGCGATAGCGTGCTGACCAACGGCGTGGAGACGGCTCCGTACCCGTACACCGGAGGCGTGTGGAAGTGCTTCACGCTGGACGTGCCGAGCGGGAAGACCTCGCTCGTCTTCACCGAGAGGCTCACGAGGGGCAGCTGGAATGTTCCCCCGTATCTGTACGTGAGGCACGGCGAGCAGCCCACCACGAATACCTATACCTGCCAGCAGTACCCGGACTTCGGGCTCGGGACCTGCACCATCAACAACCCGGCCGCCGGCACCTGGTTCGCGTGCTCGTACGGCGATTACCCGATAGAGGGCGTGATCATGAAGGGCACCTACAACTAG